The following are encoded in a window of Pyrenophora tritici-repentis strain M4 chromosome 6, whole genome shotgun sequence genomic DNA:
- a CDS encoding Atrophin-1 multi-domain protein, giving the protein MFRKFSISSKKRSSESAVQTPPVAAQPSRSSAPIPTYSPRFSAQTTGSSIQAARMSDQAPVSYSQSQRSRLSEQARGHFITQSLRSSDQRPCISGPITDYHTQSPGCYAHSPQSSDQRPRNSDQTSGYFTQSPHSSVQGPRISDQAPRYYTNSPRSSCQTPRSSASAPYTYSPHPLSPPPPNIPYDTAAWAVHDIRLSSLLTKATNLDNLASTAELRWKAAEALLPPSRQHEVGVFAKIPVLRDVHVVLRQVRKLGRTEKKWRMQWMPRSPRLKYSAWGSCYAEAVEVYEGEGVSPEFAVGMLYERLKALTGVVRGWIEEDIWGREWWDDGEVESKSGS; this is encoded by the coding sequence ATGTTTCGCAAATTTTCAATATCTTCTAAGAAGCGCTCGTCGGAATCTGCAGTGCAAACACCACCTGTCGCAGCCCAGCCCTCGCGGTCCTCAGCGCCTATACCAACATACTCGCCGCGGTTCTCGGCGCAGACTACTGGCTCGTCAATTCAGGCAGCAAGGATGTCTGATCAAGCGCCTGTGAGCTATTCGCAGTCTCAACGATCGCGTCTCTCTGAGCAGGCTCGCGGGCACTTCATCACTCAATCACTACGATCTTCCGATCAACGCCCATGTATCTCTGGACCGATAACTGATTATCATACCCAGTCTCCAGGATGCTACGCCCACTCCCCGCAGTCATCTGATCAACGTCCACGTAACTCTGACCAGACTTCTGGATACTTCACCCAGTCTCCTCATTCATCGGTACAAGGACCCCGCATATCCGATCAGGCCCCAAGATACTACACCAACTCCCCACGCTCATCATGTCAAACCCCCCGCTCCTCGGCCTCAGCACCTTACACATATTCGCCACATCCCCTCAGCCCGCCTCCACCAAACATCCCCTACGACACCGCCGCCTGGGCCGTACACGACATCCGACTATCCTCGCTCCTCACAAAAGCTACCAACCTCGACAACCTCGCCTCCACCGCTGAGCTCCGCTGGAAAGCCGCCGAAGCACTCCTCCCACCCTCGCGCCAACACGAAGTCGGTGTTTTCGCCAAGATACCCGTACTGCGCGATGTACACGTCGTACTAAGACAAGTGAGGAAGCTGGGTAGGACGGAGAAGAAGTGGAGGATGCAGTGGATGCCGAGGAGTCCGAGGCTGAAGTATTCGGCTTGGGGGAGCTGTTATGCCGAGGCTGTGGAGGTGTATGAAGGAGAGGGTGTAAGCCCGGAGTTTGCGGTGGGGATGCTGTATGAGAGGTTGAAAGCGTTGACTGGGGTTGTGAGGGGCTGGATTGAGGAGGATATTTGGGGGAGGGAGTGGTGGGATGACGGGGAAGTTGAGAGTAAGAGTGGAAGCTGA
- a CDS encoding Pox-Ag35 multi-domain protein: MAPPPNLSRQEVQDIFDEAQLRAGDLYQDVPYLQIFLQENHCRALENCNLQDADLTREMYSALIFERQTFDAFNRHRLGHDEVEYKEEENIPEQVEFFPLRCAVVNRGVEVVAKPIFQLEGTVGGNQVDSGRAHVPSKNPDQLGDPTSPPLSPQLPTSPQKTGSSGGYNKLRGAPSAWLALPDGNITLAEVMAFVPQSIKSVDVINRFLFNGAMTTTLTDMINNYRVMGNGAITNNSAYRMMKGQINHHAQTHQEYENWSVAKHTQLPRPEDFDPTSVSVTGFATPVILSGREAQQAANEPTPTILFRDLANDVKVMPSGYDALDLTRCVQHCVENDDEDWYYPQHFADLVEHLGGPAPVHRKHADTASVTRHTEGKKLVNAKRAGARARDEHGRLMKGKGKAVINPDEDEQVNVNGHDEPGSEKDVAGSSLRHPQPNKRKRGPAVPVSDEEDNEDNDSDKPPQKKTKRTTTRNKRKRKRKPKASDDEDAAAPSKRTTQRKKKPLTKSRVTRAKPAPSNPQGDPDVDDSEDSDAYVGPKRQKRVTIVRTSCRANRFAGSYKC, encoded by the coding sequence ATGGCCCCCCCGCCCAACCTCTCACGCCAGGAGGTCCAGGACATCTTCGATGAAGCCCAGCTAAGGGCTGGCGATCTTTACCAGGACGTACCGTATCTACAGATATTCCTTCAAGAAAATCATTGTCGAGCTCTGGAGAATTGTAACCTTCAAGATGCTGACTTGACAAGGGAAATGTACAGTGCCCTCATCTTTGAGCGGCAAACGTTCGATGCTTTCAACAGGCATCGTTTGGGGCATGACGAGGTCGAATACAAGGAAGAGGAGAACATTCCTGAGCAGGTAGAGTTCTTCCCCTTGCGTTGTGCCGTCGTAAACCGCGGTGTGGAGGTTGTCGCGAAACCTATTTTCCAATTGGAGGGCACTGTCGGGGGTAACCAAGTGGACAGTGGGCGGGCACATGTGCCGTCCAAGAATCCCGATCAATTGGGTGATCCTACCAGTCCCCCGTTATCCCCGCAACTACCAACTAGCCCTCAGAAGACTGGATCCTCGGGAGGCTACAACAAGCTGCGAGGTGCACCGTCTGCATGGCTCGCTCTTCCTGACGGCAACATCACCCTCGCAGAGGTTATGGCATTCGTACCGCAGTCCATTAAATCCGTGGATGTGATTAACCGTTTCCTCTTCAATGGCGCCATGACAACAACTCTCACTGACATGATCAACAACTACCGGGTCATGGGCAATGGTGCCATTACCAACAACAGCGCCTATCGCATGATGAAGGGCCAAATCAATCATCACGCGCAGACACACCAGGAGTATGAGAACTGGTCCGTGGCCAAACATACCCAATTGCCACGCCCCGAGGACTTCGACCCAACCAGTGTCAGCGTGACAGGCTTTGCCACGCCTGTGATCCTGAGCGGCCGCGAAGCGCAACAGGCCGCTAACGAACCCACTCCGACCATCTTGTTCCGCGATCTGGCCAACGACGTCAAGGTCATGCCGTCTGGATACGATGCGCTGGACCTCACGCGCTGTGTCCAACACTGTGTGGAGAACGACGACGAGGATTGGTACTATCCTCAACACTTTGCCGATCTCGTTGAGCATTTGGGTGGCCCAGCCCCTGTCCACCGCAAGCATGCAGACACAGCTTCTGTCACTCGGCATACAGAGGGCAAGAAGCTTGTCAATGCCAAGCGTGCTGGGGCTCGAGCGCGCGATGAACATGGTCGTCTGATGAAGGGGAAGGGCAAGGCTGTCATCAATCCCGACGAGGACGAACAGGTCAACGTGAATGGCCATGATGAGCCCGGTTCCGAGAAGGATGTGGCGGGCTCTTCTCTGCGACACCCGCAACCCAACAAGCGCAAGCGTGGTCCCGCTGTCCCGGTTTCTGACGAagaggacaacgaggacaaCGACTCAGACAAGCCACCCCAGAAGAAGACCAAGCGCACCACCACGCGCAACAAGCGCAAGCGCAAGCGCAAGCCAAAAGCTTCCGACGATGAAGACGCAGCCGCCCCTTCAAAGCGGACTACTCAACGCAAGAAGAAGCCGCTGACAAAATCCCGTGTTACTCGCGCAAAGCCTGCGCCATCTAACCCCCAAGGTGACCCTGATGTTGATGACTCAGAGGACAGCGATGCCTACGTCGGACCTAAGCGGCAAAAGCGGGTCACTATAGTTCGTACCTCTTGTCGCGCGAATCGCTTCGCGGGCTCCTACAAATGTTGA
- a CDS encoding Dimer-Tnp-hAT multi-domain protein gives MPSIPAKRKPEAAEEADTPFKRAQRTRKPTLKALLGDGSQPTQPIELPESTPDPPTEPPTQVIEPPTRAIEPPCKPVQQPEERPRRASPLPILAASQASRLTDEPAWESQLMFDKPEDSIVQPLAFSSAATEASVEEDSAVSVDFRDFEGVDWSRLKGFVAPLSTPRGKASWIFQHGWRVWKEGTHHPDELYFVCKYCHIHKLPNGVHRVTKSTTAANGHLQLDKPGHRLSKDGPILSKPLRKHGQQSLRQAALSGVKFSLEAYKTIGNFDVQEFRQAAALWLVDNNRPLREFETPAFRKMIRLANPEAEAALWRSHNSVSAFVMRLYSWLRPQVVRALAEAESKVHISFDGWTTKGGKRGFFSVVAHYANSKGAIVDLPIALPQLVGAHTGEAIADAVTKILQSFSINRSKLGYFVLDNAYNNDTAVNKLAAMYHFSASDRRLRCACHILNLVGQTIMFGRDADAYNNALENTKMEDFYMKEWRKEGPLGVYLDIINYINTPKQWSIFEDCQREAVNSMPTGASGGTREPIKPCVTRWNSYYDCFKRGVQLQQAINAYATYHIRETEQADEQAAIRGNKLPDVPRWMRSDGLTAADWAVITEYMAILQPLKFATDRLQGRGKCGRFGALYEVIPVFESVITELDARLRPYESVNHEPSEAPEDHIPINLRAARRKASNYFTKILQSPIYYAATALHPRYKTYSKRFWRDKPTQLSTAHAKFLRVWAAYKPAAAATTPTPAPKPTMSSFDDAIDAILDEDGEHTLEVEDEYDSWLKEPMWTSDQHKEGPTAVQYWLSLKPKYPHLSRLAIDVLTIPASSSDCERVFAGTGDIIEPQRRKIGAQLLAALVCLQRWTRAGFTTPSTTTAAKHTDEELTEEFAIGTWEEPPAELS, from the coding sequence atgccctctataccagcaaaacgcaagcccgaggctgccgaagaagctgatactcccttcaagcgagcacaacgtacgcgcaaacctacgctcaaagcgctgttgggtgacggcagtcagccaacccagccgatagagctgccagaaagtacgccggatccgcctacagagccgcctacacaagttatcgagccgcccacacgggctattgaaccgccatgtaagcctgtacaacaacccgaggagcgccctcggcgggcatcaccactgcctattttggctgcctcacaagcctctcggctcactgatgagccagcctgggagtcgcagttaatgtttgataagccagaggactctattgtacagcctttagctttctctagcgctgccactgaggcttcggtggaggaggatagcgctgtgagcgtcgattttcgcgactttgagggcgtcgattggtcgcgattaaaggggtttgtcgcgccgctgagcactccacgaggcaaggcaagctggatttttcaacacggctggcgtgtctggaaggagggtactcaccacccagatgagttgtactttgtgtgcaagtactgtcatattcataagctacctaatggtgtacaccgagtaacgaagtcaaccactgccgccaacgggcacctccagcttgataaacctggtcatcggctcagcaaagatggtccaatcctaagcaaacctctccgcaaacatggacaacaatcacttcgtcaggcagctctaagcggtgtcaaatttagtctagaggcgtacaagactataggaaacttcgacgtacaagaatttcggcaggcagctgcgctctggctggtcgacaacaacagaccactccgcgagtttgagacgccggcttttcgcaagatgatcaggcttgctaatcctgaggcagaggcggcgttatggaggtctcataacagcgtgtcagcgttcgtgatgaggttgtacagttggctacggcctcaggtggtgcgcgcgttggctgaagccgagagcaaggtacatataagcttcgatgggtggacgacaaaaggcggcaaacgtggcttcttttctgtagttgctcactacgccaacagtaagggcgcgatagttgacctacccatcgcgctgccgcagctggtgggtgcccacactggtgaggcgatagctgacgctgtaaccaaaatcctgcaatccttcagcattaatcgcagcaaactcggctactttgtgctcgataacgcttacaataacgacaccgctgttaacaaactcgccgcgatgtaccacttttctgcctccgatcgccgcctccgctgcgcttgccacatacttaaccttgttggccaaacgattatgttcgggagggatgctgacgcgtataacaacgccctggagaacacaaagatggaggatttttacatgaaggagtggcggaaagaaggaccgcttggcgtgtatcttgatattatcaactacatcaacacgccgaagcagtggagtatttttgaagattgccaacgcgaggcagttaacagcatgcccacaggcgccagcggcggcactcgcgagccaattaagccgtgtgttacacgttggaacagctattacgactgctttaagcgcggagttcagctccaacaagctatcaacgcatacgccacgtaccacattcgcgagactgaacaggctgacgaacaggcagctattagaggaaacaagctgcctgatgtgccgcggtggatgaggtcagacggccttacggcggctgactgggcggtgattactgagtacatggcgatactgcagccgctcaagtttgctacagatcgcctccaaggccgcggcaagtgtggccgttttggcgcactctacgaggtcatcccagtatttgagagtgtgataactgagctggatgcacgccttcggccatacgaatcggtcaaccacgagccatctgaggcgcccgaagatcacatcccgatcaacctgcgagccgcgaggcgaaaagcgagcaattactttactaagatcctccaaagtcccatttactacgcagctacggcactacatccacgatataaaacatactctaagcgcttctggcgcgacaaacctacacaattgagcaccgcgcacgcgaagtttctgcgggtttgggctgcctacaagcctgccgctgctgccacaacaccaacccctgcgccaaaacctaccatgagcagctttgacgacgctatcgacgctatactagatgaggacggcgagcatacattggaggtggaggatgagtacgatagctggttaaaagagcctatgtggacgtctgatcaacacaaggagggtccaacagctgtacagtactggttatcgttgaagccgaagtatccacatctttcacgattggcgatcgacgtgttgactatacccgcctccagctctgattgtgagcgcgtttttgcgggaactggcgatataattgagccacaaaggcggaaaattggcgcgcagttactggctgctttggtgtgcttgcaacggtggactcgtgcaggttttacaacaccaagcacgacaacagcagcaaagcatactgatgaggagctcacggaagagtttgcgataggaacgtgggaagagccgcctgcagaattgtcatag